A genomic window from Streptomyces mirabilis includes:
- a CDS encoding Eco57I restriction-modification methylase domain-containing protein, giving the protein MSPRRPMSSGVAAAKAKAADGRRQHQEWLDLTEVSGPFLTMPVLLRAWPQLDTLEKDERARLRARHADWQTDTTAGRDEWVAYVLTRLLGWNDALTLRVGELEHHGLDRLTLRVAEHNTEVRPDFALVDPGTDLAMEPSAETAAKRVQLLGMTVPAGTAPTARAGGGGDWAAAPADRLARLLRHHGVPLGLVTDGRWWCLVWAPLGGVTTTAVFDSIGWNEAAERNVVRAFVSLLRRRRFFEYDDSETLVGLLKESLAAGEDVTEALGVQVRQAVELLVDAIGRADVRSVEHGAPGLHASGVGAGEVYRGAVAVMMRIVFLLFAEERGMLPADNEVYARSYSARFLRDELKARADEEGETSLEHTTSAWHRLIALFHAVYGGVDHPGSGFHLPAYDGSIFDPDTYPWLERTTPLLPIDDRTVLHMLQAVQEVRVGKGKDREVRTLSFRALDVEQIGYVYEGLLSFDGRRASEHMVGLIGPEGLEHEVPLRELESLAAKAATSSAGASVKALAKAVHEKWKDPKPPATAGQLEKKLAPLSTEDAVEARRRLNAVTKDPALTERLVPFVGILRDDLRGLPTVIPNGALYVTESSLRKNTGTHYTPRFLAEEVVLHALEPLVYEPGPLQTADTGEWRLKSAEQILDLKVADIAVGSAAFLVAACRYLGDRLIEAWENEGRTDAMVYRAGRAIDAVTAADAEQDPVVVEARRQIIEHCLYGVDINPMAVEMAKLSLWLVSMDPGRPFTFLDDRLVAGDSLLGITDMGQITRIHLDTGGQEDSFALDARDRVDALTRERLAITAIKGVDLVALAQKRKRLAVVNRHSARLRLVGDLIAGAALATCSSGRVPWYESAGGEPVRDLFPVAANIVREIASEDITDDMDVVREARATAKEWLAAELPEDGLKRAPVHWPLVFPEVFSGGRDGFDAVVGNPPFLGGQKLTGAMGEAYREHLVRYLARGKRGSADLVAYFELRAHELLNGAGQTGLIATNTLAQGDSREVGLDQMEARGVSIRRAVKSAPWPSSSAVLEYCAVWTSRARIADAAVRVLSGMAVPHGITTSLNPGTREAAWVEALKGNGGVAFQGSNVLGLGFTLPESEARSWISADERYAEVLFPYLNGQDINSHPEHGTERWVIDFGVRKLSAAEEYPKAYEQVLREVKPERAKSNDKRRREIWWQFTRPAPEMRTAIGLLERCIVITRVSKVVMPVMVSTGPVFSEATVVFASDDPALLATLSSAPHYWWAIDRASTMKGDLRYTPTDVFETLVRPPLTDRLRAAGTRLHTYRGDLLKARNMGLTATYNLFHDAACQDPEIIELRAIHEEIDKATVEGYGWHDLLDESGQTPPADPTHATFPLEHGFHDTDQGPRHTVGLLARTEIIDRLRRLNHQTYADEVYLGKHKKPKKHPGMPRPSAAAIKKLQEGASSGHLF; this is encoded by the coding sequence ATGAGCCCCCGCCGCCCCATGAGCAGTGGAGTCGCCGCCGCCAAGGCCAAGGCCGCCGACGGTCGCAGGCAGCACCAGGAGTGGCTGGACCTCACCGAGGTCTCCGGCCCCTTCCTGACCATGCCCGTCCTGCTGAGGGCCTGGCCCCAGCTCGACACCCTGGAGAAGGACGAACGCGCCCGGTTGCGCGCCCGACACGCCGACTGGCAGACCGACACGACGGCGGGCCGCGACGAGTGGGTGGCGTACGTCCTGACCCGGCTCCTGGGCTGGAACGACGCCTTGACGCTGCGCGTGGGCGAGTTGGAGCACCACGGCCTGGACCGCCTCACGCTCCGTGTCGCGGAGCACAACACCGAGGTCCGCCCCGACTTCGCCCTCGTCGACCCGGGGACCGATCTGGCGATGGAGCCCAGCGCCGAGACCGCCGCCAAGCGGGTGCAACTGCTCGGCATGACGGTTCCGGCCGGCACCGCGCCCACCGCCCGCGCGGGAGGCGGCGGCGACTGGGCGGCGGCGCCGGCCGACCGCCTCGCCCGTCTGCTGCGTCACCACGGTGTGCCGCTCGGCCTGGTGACGGACGGCCGCTGGTGGTGCCTGGTCTGGGCGCCACTCGGCGGCGTCACGACCACGGCCGTCTTCGACTCCATCGGCTGGAACGAGGCGGCGGAACGCAACGTCGTCCGCGCGTTCGTGTCGCTGCTGCGGCGCCGCCGCTTCTTCGAATACGACGACTCCGAGACGCTGGTGGGGCTGCTCAAGGAAAGCCTTGCGGCGGGCGAGGACGTCACCGAGGCGCTCGGCGTCCAGGTCCGGCAAGCCGTGGAACTCCTCGTCGACGCCATAGGCCGAGCAGACGTCCGGTCCGTCGAGCACGGCGCACCGGGCCTGCACGCGTCCGGCGTCGGCGCGGGCGAGGTCTACCGGGGCGCGGTCGCGGTGATGATGCGCATCGTCTTCCTCCTGTTCGCGGAGGAACGTGGCATGCTGCCGGCCGACAACGAGGTGTACGCGCGCTCGTACTCCGCCCGCTTCCTGCGCGACGAGCTGAAGGCGCGCGCGGACGAGGAGGGCGAGACCTCGCTGGAGCACACCACGTCGGCGTGGCACCGCCTGATAGCGCTGTTCCACGCGGTGTACGGGGGAGTGGACCACCCGGGCTCCGGCTTCCACCTACCCGCCTACGACGGCTCGATCTTCGACCCCGACACGTACCCCTGGCTGGAGCGCACCACCCCGCTGCTCCCGATAGACGACCGCACGGTGCTCCACATGCTCCAGGCGGTCCAGGAGGTCCGCGTCGGCAAGGGCAAGGACCGCGAGGTCCGCACGCTCAGCTTCCGGGCGCTGGACGTCGAGCAGATCGGCTATGTGTACGAGGGCCTGCTGTCGTTCGACGGGCGCCGGGCGAGCGAGCACATGGTGGGCCTGATCGGCCCCGAGGGCTTGGAGCACGAGGTCCCGCTGCGGGAGCTGGAGTCCCTCGCGGCGAAGGCGGCCACGTCGTCGGCGGGAGCGTCGGTGAAGGCGCTGGCGAAGGCCGTCCACGAGAAGTGGAAGGACCCGAAGCCGCCTGCGACGGCAGGACAGTTGGAGAAGAAGCTCGCCCCGCTGTCGACCGAGGACGCCGTGGAGGCGAGGCGCCGGCTGAACGCGGTGACGAAGGACCCGGCGTTGACGGAGCGGCTGGTGCCGTTCGTAGGCATCCTGCGCGACGACCTACGGGGCCTGCCGACGGTCATCCCGAACGGCGCGCTCTACGTCACGGAGTCCTCGCTCCGCAAGAACACGGGCACGCACTACACGCCCCGCTTCCTGGCGGAGGAGGTCGTACTGCACGCGCTGGAACCGTTGGTGTACGAGCCGGGCCCGCTTCAGACGGCGGACACGGGGGAATGGCGGCTGAAGTCCGCGGAGCAGATCCTGGACCTGAAGGTCGCGGACATCGCGGTGGGATCGGCGGCGTTCCTGGTGGCGGCGTGCCGTTACCTGGGCGATCGGCTGATAGAGGCCTGGGAGAACGAGGGCCGCACGGACGCGATGGTCTATCGGGCCGGGCGCGCGATCGACGCGGTGACGGCGGCGGACGCGGAACAGGACCCGGTGGTTGTCGAGGCCCGCCGCCAGATAATCGAGCACTGCCTGTACGGGGTGGACATCAACCCGATGGCGGTGGAGATGGCCAAACTGTCGCTGTGGCTGGTGTCGATGGACCCGGGGCGTCCGTTCACGTTCCTGGACGACCGACTGGTGGCGGGCGACTCGCTGCTCGGGATCACCGACATGGGCCAGATCACCCGCATCCACCTCGACACGGGCGGCCAGGAGGACTCCTTCGCCCTCGACGCACGCGACCGCGTCGACGCCCTGACCCGCGAACGCCTCGCCATCACCGCCATCAAGGGCGTCGACCTGGTCGCCCTGGCCCAGAAGCGGAAGCGGCTGGCGGTGGTCAACCGGCATTCGGCCCGGCTCCGCCTGGTCGGCGACCTCATCGCCGGCGCGGCCCTGGCCACCTGCTCCTCCGGCCGCGTCCCCTGGTACGAGTCGGCTGGTGGCGAGCCGGTGCGCGATCTGTTCCCGGTGGCCGCGAACATCGTCCGCGAGATCGCATCGGAGGACATCACCGACGACATGGACGTGGTGCGCGAGGCGCGGGCCACGGCGAAGGAGTGGCTGGCAGCGGAGCTGCCGGAGGACGGGCTCAAGCGGGCGCCGGTGCACTGGCCGCTGGTGTTCCCCGAGGTGTTCAGCGGGGGACGGGACGGGTTCGACGCGGTGGTGGGGAATCCGCCGTTCCTGGGCGGGCAGAAGCTCACGGGCGCGATGGGGGAGGCGTACCGGGAGCATCTGGTGCGATACCTCGCCAGGGGCAAGCGAGGCAGTGCCGACCTGGTGGCGTACTTCGAACTGCGGGCGCATGAGCTGCTGAACGGGGCGGGGCAGACCGGGCTGATCGCCACGAACACGCTCGCGCAGGGGGACTCGCGGGAAGTCGGCCTCGATCAGATGGAGGCCCGGGGTGTCTCCATCCGGCGAGCTGTCAAGAGTGCCCCGTGGCCTTCGAGTTCGGCGGTGTTGGAATACTGCGCGGTGTGGACGAGCCGGGCCCGGATAGCGGACGCGGCGGTGCGTGTGCTGAGCGGCATGGCGGTACCGCACGGGATCACGACATCACTGAATCCGGGGACACGAGAGGCGGCTTGGGTAGAGGCGCTGAAGGGGAACGGAGGGGTGGCGTTCCAGGGTTCGAATGTGCTGGGCCTTGGCTTCACGCTGCCCGAGTCCGAGGCCCGATCCTGGATCAGCGCAGACGAACGGTATGCGGAGGTGCTGTTCCCGTATCTCAACGGGCAGGACATCAACAGCCACCCGGAGCACGGGACTGAACGGTGGGTCATCGACTTCGGGGTGCGCAAGCTGAGTGCAGCCGAGGAGTACCCGAAGGCCTACGAGCAGGTGCTGCGCGAGGTGAAGCCGGAGCGGGCCAAGAGTAATGACAAGCGGCGGCGCGAGATCTGGTGGCAATTCACAAGACCTGCCCCGGAAATGCGCACGGCCATCGGGCTGCTGGAGCGATGCATCGTGATCACTCGCGTGAGCAAGGTCGTCATGCCGGTCATGGTGTCGACCGGCCCCGTCTTCAGCGAGGCGACAGTTGTCTTCGCCTCCGACGACCCCGCCCTCCTTGCCACCCTGAGCAGCGCCCCGCACTACTGGTGGGCCATCGACCGCGCGTCGACCATGAAGGGCGACCTCCGCTACACCCCCACCGACGTCTTCGAGACCCTGGTGCGTCCACCGCTGACCGACCGCCTCCGCGCCGCCGGAACCCGCCTGCACACCTATCGCGGTGACCTCTTGAAGGCCCGGAACATGGGCCTCACCGCGACCTACAACCTGTTCCACGACGCCGCCTGCCAGGACCCCGAGATCATCGAACTCCGCGCCATCCACGAGGAGATCGACAAGGCGACTGTGGAGGGGTACGGCTGGCACGATCTGCTGGACGAGTCGGGGCAGACGCCGCCCGCCGACCCGACCCACGCGACGTTTCCGCTGGAGCACGGCTTCCACGACACCGATCAGGGGCCGCGCCACACCGTCGGCCTGCTCGCCCGGACCGAGATCATCGACCGGCTGCGCCGGTTGAACCATCAGACGTACGCCGACGAGGTCTACCTCGGCAAGCACAAGAAGCCGAAGAAGCACCCCGGCATGCCCAGGCCTTCGGCCGCGGCGATCAAGAAGCTCCAGGAGGGGGCGAGCAGCGGGCACCTGTTCTGA
- a CDS encoding DUF397 domain-containing protein has translation MSVEQVSESVDGLRWFKSSYSGSGGGDCVEVAADLDAVYVRDSKDTWRPGLRVSDRSWSQFVAYARG, from the coding sequence ATGAGCGTGGAGCAGGTATCCGAGAGCGTGGACGGACTGCGCTGGTTCAAGAGCAGCTACAGCGGATCGGGCGGCGGCGACTGCGTGGAGGTGGCCGCCGACCTGGACGCCGTGTACGTACGGGACTCGAAGGACACCTGGCGGCCTGGCCTGCGGGTCTCCGACAGGAGCTGGTCGCAGTTCGTAGCGTACGCACGCGGCTGA